ATGCCGTCAGTTTGGACGCTGATGCAACTGTCTTAAAGAAGTTTACGGAAGAATTTAACACCCAAAACTTTATCAATGTACGTGATACCACTCGGAAGATAGAGTTCTATACATTGGGCGTGTTCAATTACCCGACCGTGTACCTGCTTGACCGTGACAAAAAGATGGTGGCGCGGTGGCTCTCGGTTGAACAGCTGGCGTCTTATCTGCTCAATCGGTAAGAAACGGTCAGTTGCAATGATCCGAAACTTTGTTGGAAGTGACTGTCACGTAATTGCGGGTCGCTGCCGGCCGTTGTATAGGCAATGTACATATCACTGACGGGCTGGATACCGGCCAAATAACGCAGATTTACGCCGACTTTATTGAAATTGGCTCCTATTGCGGCCTGGTATCCAAACGCGTATGACTTATAGGGTGAGAAAGTAAGCGGAGTATAGGAATACTGAGATAAAAAATCTTTCAATTTTTGATTTTCAAACAAGTGAACCGATAGCATAGGCCCTCCGCTGATTTCAAAATGATTATGTTTATAGCCGATGGAAAACGGAATATCCAATTGGCCATACTGAACACTTGTTTTGGCGGAGTTGCTTAATCGCTCCAATTGGGCCCCCTTGACCGAGACCAGCATTTCGCCCTGTAAAAACACACTTTCAGTGGTACGGACATAACCTCCTATCGTATATCCTAACGTATACCCTCCTTTGGTAGAGACTTTCTCGGGTATCCGCGAACTTGATGTAGCCAATACTCCTTCAAAATCCGCTCCTATAAACCGAGTCATTTGCGCTCCTGCTTTCAACCCCCATTCTACACTTTGTGCATACCCGGAAGAAACCGCTGCGGAAAGAAGGCAAAGAAAGACAGTCGAAAACTTTTTCATAGCATGTATTTATGGTGTTACCGAAGTTGTTTGTATTTTCTAACGAATCTGCCCGGGAAAATAGTGCCGATCATTCGGAATGATTTGGCCGGGGCATTTCCGGAAGTAATTTTCAAAGGTCCGTATCTTTTTCTTACAAATCCAACTGTATATGAAAAAACGCTTTTTTCTTCTCTTAACCGGAATCAGTTCTTTTTTTGCACCGGCAATGGCGCAAACCTATGATATATGCGTCTATGGAGGTACGTCCGCGGGGGTCATTGCGGCATATACCGCCCGGAAAGCCGGCAAAACGGTGGTGCTTATTGAGCCCGGCAAACACTTGGGCGGATTAAGTTCGGGGGGGCTGGGACAAACGGATATCGGGAATAAATATGCGATAACGGGCATTGCCCGACAGTTTTATCGTCAAATCGGGCAGCATTACGGTAAGTTTGAACAATGGACATTTGAGCCGCACGTAGCTGAAAATCTCTTTAACGACTACGTAAAAAGAGGAAATGTTCCGGTTTGGCTGGAGTATCGTCTGGTATCGGCGACAAAGAAAGACGGCAGAATTCAGGAGATCAGCGTTGAGCCTTCCGGCCGGCCCGGTCAGAACCTTCGAACGGTAAAGGCCAAAATGTTTCTTGACTGTACCTACGAAGGAGATTTAATGGCCAAAGCAGGGGTAAGTTATATCGTGGGCCGGGAGGCCAACAGCCAATACAATGAGACATGGAATGGCGTTCAGATGCTTGACAAACACCAGTTTCCCGAGGGAGTAGACCCTTACAGAATCCCCGGCGACCCCTCAAGCGGCTTGTTGTGGGGAATATCAACGGCGGCGTTAGCGCCCAACGGCTCGGGTGATAAGCTCCTGCAAACCTATAATTTCCGACTGTGTTTGACCAAAGATCCCGCCAACCGGATTCCGATCACACGCCCGGCACGCTATGATTCGACCAAATATGAATTATTGCTGCGACAAGTGGCCCTTGAAAAACCGGCGCATATCAACTGGGGCGTCATGCACATTGCAGATATGCCCAATTCAAAGACCGACATCAACAATAAAGGCGGATTTTCGACCGACATGATCGGAATGAACCACGCCTATGCAGAAGCGGATTATGATACCCGTAAAAAAATCATTAAAGACCACGAAGATTACACAAAAGGCTTTTTGTACTTTGTGGGTCACGACCCGCGAATGCCCGAGCACCTGCGCCGGCAAATGCTGGAGTGGGGTTATCCCAAAGACGAATACCTTGACAATGACCATTTCAGCCATCAATTATATGTACGCGAAGCACGGCGTTTGGTGGGAGACTATGTAATGACCCAGCTCAATTGCGAAGGCAAAGAAGTGGTCAAAGACGGTATAGGATTAGCCGCTTATACGATGGACTCTCATAATTGTCAGCGAATTATTATTAAAAACCCCAAAACGGGTAAAATGGAGGTCCGTAACGAAGGAGATGTGCAGGTTGGTGGCTTTCCCCCCTACCCTATCAGTTACCGATCATTGATTCCCAAAAAAGCCGATTGTGAAAACCTTTTGGTTCCCGTTTGCCTTTCGGCAACCCACATCGCATACGGATCCATTCGGATGGAGCCCGTTTTTATGGCGTTGGCGCAGGCCTCGGCTGTAGCAGCCGGCATCGCCATTGACACCCGGAAATCGGTGCAGGAAATTGACGTAAGAACTCTCCAACATACATTGTTGACGAATCCATTGATGGATGGAAGTCAGGCCGAGATTTTATTGGATAATGACGTTACTCCGGCTAACATTACAACAAAAGGCACTTGGCAAATAATCAAAACAGGCGGTAAATACGCTGCTACCCAACTGGTGAATCACTCCAAAGGCAAGGAACAAAGCAGTGTACGGTTTACCCCGGAGGTGCTGAAAGCCGGCGCGTATGACATATATGTCTACAACCCAAGCCCAACGGGAGGCGGCGGAAATCCGGGCGAAGCTGCCGATCAGGCTAAAGCCCGAAAAACAACCGTCAGCGTAAAAACCGCCACCGGGACCGAACAGGTGGCGATCGCCTCTCAAACGCAGGTCAATGACTGGATAAAGTTGGGAACCTATCAACTCGCGAAAGGAAACGCGAACTTTGTGGAAATCACCAACCAAAATGCCGATGGTGCTGTCGTGGCAGATGCGGTTTTATTTGTTCCCAAAAGATAAGTTCTTTATCTCATATAATGAGCCAAGCAGAAACACTCGCTTCTGCTTGGCTCATTTAAATCGAAAATCGGTAATTGAAAATCGTTGATTTTAGGAAGGATTTACCATTTTCCCCATAAACAGCACCGTATCAGAGCTTTTTTCGCTGATAATAAACACAAACGGACGGTCGGCATAGTATGTTTGGGGTAAAGAGGTAAGTTCTACCCCGATCGTGGTCACTGCGGCGGCCTCCGT
Above is a window of Runella slithyformis DSM 19594 DNA encoding:
- a CDS encoding FAD-dependent oxidoreductase — encoded protein: MKKRFFLLLTGISSFFAPAMAQTYDICVYGGTSAGVIAAYTARKAGKTVVLIEPGKHLGGLSSGGLGQTDIGNKYAITGIARQFYRQIGQHYGKFEQWTFEPHVAENLFNDYVKRGNVPVWLEYRLVSATKKDGRIQEISVEPSGRPGQNLRTVKAKMFLDCTYEGDLMAKAGVSYIVGREANSQYNETWNGVQMLDKHQFPEGVDPYRIPGDPSSGLLWGISTAALAPNGSGDKLLQTYNFRLCLTKDPANRIPITRPARYDSTKYELLLRQVALEKPAHINWGVMHIADMPNSKTDINNKGGFSTDMIGMNHAYAEADYDTRKKIIKDHEDYTKGFLYFVGHDPRMPEHLRRQMLEWGYPKDEYLDNDHFSHQLYVREARRLVGDYVMTQLNCEGKEVVKDGIGLAAYTMDSHNCQRIIIKNPKTGKMEVRNEGDVQVGGFPPYPISYRSLIPKKADCENLLVPVCLSATHIAYGSIRMEPVFMALAQASAVAAGIAIDTRKSVQEIDVRTLQHTLLTNPLMDGSQAEILLDNDVTPANITTKGTWQIIKTGGKYAATQLVNHSKGKEQSSVRFTPEVLKAGAYDIYVYNPSPTGGGGNPGEAADQAKARKTTVSVKTATGTEQVAIASQTQVNDWIKLGTYQLAKGNANFVEITNQNADGAVVADAVLFVPKR